A window of Trichomycterus rosablanca isolate fTriRos1 chromosome 5, fTriRos1.hap1, whole genome shotgun sequence contains these coding sequences:
- the lhb gene encoding lutropin subunit beta: MTVVPVFSFLLLCCFFSFLSPAQSYLLAHCEPVNETVSVEKDGCPKCLVFQTAICSGHCFTKEPVYKSPFSTIYQHVCTYRDVRYETIRLPDCAPGVDPHITYPVALSCDCSLCTMDTSDCTIESLNPDFCLTQREFILDY, translated from the exons ATGACTGTGGTTCCagttttctcttttcttctgcTTTGTTGCTTCTTCAGCTTTCTCTCCCCTGCTCAAAGCTATCTTTTGGCACACTGTGAACCTGTCAATGAGACAGTCTCTGTGGAGAAAGATGGATGCCCAAAATGCCTGGTGTTTCAAACCGCCATCTGCAGTGGACACTGCTTCACCAAG GAACCGGTGTACAAGAGCCCATTCTCCACCATCTATCAGCATGTGTGCACTTACAGGGATGTTCGCTATGAAACCATCCGCCTCCCAGACTGTGCTCCTGGCGTGGATCCTCACATTACATATCCCGTCGCCCTtagctgtgattgcagtctgtgcACTATGGACACCTCAGATTGTACCATCGAAAGCCTTAATCCAGATTTCTGCCTGACACAAAGAGAATTTATTCTGGACTACTGA
- the LOC134314994 gene encoding cytochrome c oxidase assembly protein COX20, mitochondrial-like: MTEQEPDTKSQSVKLLGILDIGKTPCARDAVLHGAGGSAIAGLVHFLATSRVKRSFDVGMAGFMLTTLASWFYCRFNNAKLRAQQKIIQDGIRNKAIYEGTSLDPTRKAKDE, from the exons ATGACTGAACAGGAGCCTGACACCAAGAGCCAG AGTGTGAAGCTTTTAGGGATTCTGGACATTGGGAAAACTCCTTGTGCAAGAGATGCTGTTCTTCATGGTGCAGGAGGATCTGCCATCGCCGGATTAGTGCACTTTCTGGCAACTA GCAGAGTAAAGCGTTCATTTGATGTTGGGATGGCTGGATTCATGTTGACTACACTGGCTTCATG GTTCTACTGCCGGTTTAACAATGCAAAATTGCGGGCTCAGCAAAAGATTATTCAGGATGGAATTAGGAATAAAGCTATTTATGAGGGGACGAGTCTTGATCCTACACGAAAAGCAAAAGATGAGTAA